A genome region from Pseudomonas sp. N3-W includes the following:
- a CDS encoding non-ribosomal peptide synthetase: MNVTDLLATLKAKDIQLSLKGDQLSVQGNKQALSEPAVLALLREHKPALIELIRAGEYSASRTGNVTVPANGITPGATRITPAMLTLVTLEQDAIDRIVATVPGGAANVQDIYPLAPLQEGILYHHVSAEQGDPYIMQSQFAFDSLERLNRFAQALQCVIDRHDILRTSVLWEGLEQPVQVVWRQATLTLEPVTFDTPGEDVCARLHERYDGRRFRLDVGQAPLVRLVHARDDANQRIVAMLLFHHMVMDHSAQEVLGSEMQAFLLGQGERLGPPVPFRNYVAQALLGISEQEHEAFFRQMLGDIDEPTLPFGLQDVQGDGNQIQEARLPIADELGQRLRAQARHLGVSAASLFHMGWAQVLGVLSGKQQVVFGTVLMGRMQGAQGTDRALGIFINTLPLRVDVDAGSVRDGVKATHARLTTLLRHEHAPLALAQRCSSVVSTAPLFSALLNYRHSASDAGTEQTSAWQGIQVLSAEERSNYPLTLSVDDLGERFRLTLLATVQVDPLQICGYLHTALENLVQALEHTPEMALNRLPIMSAAEQAHLLDTFNNTAADYPQGLTLHQRVEARAGEHPDAIAAVYPGQSLSYAELNRGANQLAHHLRELGVQPDDRVAIVARRGLQTLTALLAILKSGACYVPIDPAHPAERLRYLLTDSEPVVVLTQQALLQQLPALDVPLINLDQPSWQHQPESNVQVPGLSPSNLAYVIYTSGSTGLPKGVMVEHQTLSNLVDWHCETFDLRHGRHTSSVAGFGFDAMAWEVWPALCVGATLHLPPAHDGNEDIDALLDWWRAQPLDVSFLATPVAEYAFSQNLEHPTLRTLLIGGDRLRQFSRNQSFDVINNYGPTEATVVATSARMDAEQPLHIGQPIANARVYLLDEQQRPVPIGVAGELYVGGAGVARGYLNRPQLTAERFLDDPFGSAPQARMYRTGDLARWMANGTIEYLGRNDDQVKIRGMRIELGEIETRLSQLPGIQEAVVLAREDQPGQTRLVAYFTEQDEVQALEVGDLRARLLTQLPEYMVPAAFVKLPALPLTANGKLDRKALPEPDLDAVFTREYEAPQGEIETALAQVWTEVLHVERVGRRDHFFELGGHSLLAMRMVSRVRMQLGVELVLSDLFANPELAAVAQVLAKSGRSTVPPIVAAARDGGLPLSFSQQRLWFLAQMGAANSAYNIPAGLTLRGALNVEALQRALARIVERHETLRSRFVQLNAEPQVLVAADSTFSLLVEDLRDESQAQAVLQSRIDHAAAQPFDLEHGPLIRGRLLIMANDEHVLLLTMHHIVSDGWSMGVLTQELMALYQAFSRGQPDPLPALSVQYGDFALWQRRWLSGDVLQRQTEYWQQALAGAPALLTLPTDRPRPGEQDYAGSSVEVRLDEHLSAALKALGQRHGTTLYMTLMAAWAMVLSRLAGQDEVVIGSPAANRQRSEVEGLIGLFVNTLAVRLDVSGALSVEALLARAKGQILAAQAHQDLPFEQVVEITRPVRSLSYSPLFQTSLAWQNLEGPALELADIQVQGLAQASHFAKFDLTLNLGEMQGRIGGSLGYATALFDEATVRRMVGYFTRVLQAMVANDQAVPAQVDLLDDAEREHLLCDFNDTDADYPREQTVHGVFEARALLRPDAVAVVQGEESLSYQQLNSRANRLAHHLIGLGVKPGDNVAILLERSVALVVSQLAISKCAAVYVPLDIHAPAERQRFMVEDSQAVVLLTHDSAAIDYPARRVDPDNLPLDELALHNPDLAQSSETVAYIMYTSGSTGTPKGVRVPHRAITRLVINNGYADFNPQDRVAFASNPAFDASTMDVWGALLNGAQVLVIDHHTLLEPAHFGQALSDSGATILFVTTALFNQYVQLIPEALKGLRILLCGGERADPAAFRRLLALAPDLRLVHCYGPTETTTYATTHEVKSLPADADSVPIGGPISNTRIYVLDERQQPVPSRVTGEICIGGEGVAKGYLNRPELTAEKFVADPFSERPEALMYRTGDLGRWSAQGLLECIGRNDDQVKIRGFRIELGEIEMRLATCPGVNEVVVLAREDVPGDKRLVAYYTAHDQALDIAQLRAHLQGQLPDYMVPSAYVQLASLPLTGNGKLDRKALPAPDHTALLSRAYEAPSTELEQTLARLWAEVLTLERVGRHDNFFELGGHSLLAVRLVNLIQQAGLSVSLAELFQHASIESLATLLSQRTSAAPAEQEVMTVRVGDRQPALFLVHEFSGQDVYFPALGRHISGDFPIYGLPGRALGPNPLQTMECLAARLVTIIRGVQPHGPYRLAGWSFGGVLAYEIALQLLGADEEVDFLGLIDTYVPRLADQGKARWSDGHVCKRQMLLVCTEYWKAQGTAGTEALAQLQALEHDLEQLDFQPLLRVCRDRQLLSPAMAAATDTDLQYYLEREVGHGHAMAHYSLAPMPLPLHLFVAQDRPAAFSHLSKSLGWSDVIPAARLHQIPVPGGHQSMMKAPHIEALGLALGLAIESSAERLAKPPKVHQPLLALQNGHSGHAPIFCLPGAGDSVTGFIGLTEALAPEWPILGLQPRGLDGETVPHVQVESAARHYLQALEQAYPQGPVHLIGHSFGGWVAFEMAVCLQARGRQVLSLTLIDSESPGGNTVVGKPYTTTAALQRLIEAMQLASGKSLGIDAAQFAAEDDATQLLQLHAGMVRVGLLPPRSAVQSIAGLTRTFATALRTLYQPRQPYSGLARLVLAEDPTLDSAGNQREQAAMVEGWRRHVSTLDVWQGPGNHFTLLKPPHVLSLAAWWHDGLSLSVGEVVS, translated from the coding sequence GTGAACGTGACCGACCTGTTGGCAACACTCAAGGCTAAAGATATCCAGCTGTCGCTCAAGGGTGATCAGCTCTCGGTTCAGGGTAACAAGCAGGCACTGAGCGAACCGGCGGTGCTGGCGTTGTTGCGCGAGCACAAGCCGGCGCTGATCGAGCTGATCCGGGCGGGAGAATATTCGGCCAGCCGAACCGGCAACGTCACGGTGCCGGCCAACGGCATCACGCCCGGCGCCACCCGGATCACGCCCGCGATGCTGACGCTGGTGACGCTGGAGCAGGACGCCATCGACCGCATCGTTGCGACCGTCCCCGGTGGCGCGGCGAACGTGCAGGATATTTATCCGTTGGCGCCGTTGCAGGAAGGCATTCTTTATCACCACGTCAGCGCCGAACAGGGCGACCCGTACATCATGCAGTCGCAGTTCGCTTTCGACAGCCTCGAGCGGCTGAACCGCTTTGCCCAGGCGTTGCAGTGCGTGATCGACCGGCACGATATCTTGCGCACCTCGGTGCTCTGGGAAGGGCTGGAGCAACCGGTGCAGGTGGTCTGGCGCCAGGCGACGCTGACCCTCGAGCCAGTGACCTTCGACACGCCGGGCGAGGATGTCTGCGCCAGGTTGCACGAGCGTTACGACGGCCGGCGTTTTCGCCTGGACGTCGGCCAGGCACCGCTGGTGCGCCTGGTGCATGCCCGGGACGACGCGAATCAACGGATCGTGGCGATGCTGCTGTTCCACCACATGGTCATGGACCACAGTGCGCAGGAGGTGCTGGGTAGCGAAATGCAGGCGTTCCTGCTCGGGCAGGGCGAGCGACTGGGGCCGCCGGTGCCGTTTCGCAACTACGTCGCGCAGGCGTTGCTGGGCATCAGCGAACAGGAACACGAAGCCTTTTTCCGCCAGATGCTGGGTGACATCGATGAGCCGACCTTGCCCTTCGGTTTGCAGGACGTGCAGGGCGATGGCAACCAGATTCAGGAAGCCCGCCTGCCGATTGCCGACGAACTGGGCCAGCGCCTGCGGGCCCAGGCCCGACACTTGGGCGTGAGCGCCGCCAGTCTGTTTCACATGGGCTGGGCCCAAGTGCTGGGCGTGCTGTCGGGCAAGCAACAGGTGGTGTTCGGGACGGTGTTGATGGGCCGCATGCAAGGCGCGCAAGGCACTGACCGGGCCTTGGGGATCTTCATCAATACCTTGCCGTTGCGGGTGGACGTCGACGCCGGGTCGGTGCGCGACGGGGTCAAGGCGACCCATGCGCGCCTGACCACCTTGCTGCGCCACGAACACGCGCCGCTGGCCCTGGCGCAACGTTGCAGCTCGGTGGTGTCGACGGCGCCTTTGTTCAGCGCCTTGCTCAACTATCGCCATAGTGCCTCCGATGCCGGCACTGAACAGACGTCGGCCTGGCAGGGTATCCAGGTACTGAGTGCCGAAGAGCGCTCCAATTACCCTTTGACCTTGAGCGTCGATGATCTGGGTGAACGTTTCCGTTTGACGCTGTTGGCGACCGTGCAGGTCGATCCGTTACAGATTTGTGGTTACCTGCACACCGCGCTGGAAAACCTGGTACAGGCGCTGGAGCACACGCCCGAGATGGCCCTCAATCGCTTGCCGATTATGTCCGCCGCCGAACAGGCGCATCTGTTGGACACGTTCAACAACACCGCGGCTGATTACCCCCAGGGCCTGACCCTGCACCAACGTGTCGAGGCGCGGGCAGGCGAACATCCGGATGCCATCGCGGCGGTGTATCCGGGGCAGTCGCTGAGCTATGCCGAGCTCAATCGCGGGGCCAATCAATTGGCGCATCACCTGCGTGAACTGGGTGTGCAGCCCGATGACCGAGTGGCGATTGTGGCCCGTCGCGGGCTGCAAACCCTGACCGCGTTGCTGGCGATCCTCAAGTCCGGCGCCTGCTATGTGCCCATTGATCCGGCGCATCCGGCCGAGCGCTTGCGCTATCTGCTGACGGACAGCGAACCGGTGGTGGTGCTGACACAACAGGCGCTGTTGCAACAGCTGCCCGCGCTGGACGTGCCGCTGATCAATCTCGATCAACCGTCCTGGCAGCACCAGCCCGAGAGCAACGTGCAGGTCCCGGGCCTGAGCCCGTCAAACCTGGCCTACGTGATCTACACCTCCGGTTCCACCGGCCTGCCCAAGGGCGTGATGGTGGAACACCAAACCCTGTCCAACCTGGTGGACTGGCACTGCGAGACGTTCGATCTGCGTCACGGTCGCCATACCTCCAGCGTCGCCGGTTTCGGCTTCGACGCCATGGCCTGGGAAGTCTGGCCGGCATTGTGCGTGGGAGCGACGTTGCACCTGCCGCCCGCCCACGACGGCAACGAAGACATCGACGCGCTGCTCGACTGGTGGCGTGCGCAACCGCTGGACGTCAGCTTCCTGGCCACGCCGGTGGCCGAGTACGCGTTCAGCCAGAACCTCGAACATCCGACGCTGCGCACCCTGCTGATCGGTGGCGACCGTTTGCGCCAGTTCAGCCGAAACCAGAGCTTTGATGTCATCAACAACTACGGCCCGACCGAAGCCACCGTGGTCGCGACGTCGGCGCGCATGGATGCCGAGCAGCCATTGCACATCGGTCAACCCATCGCCAATGCCAGGGTCTACCTGCTCGATGAACAACAACGGCCGGTGCCGATCGGTGTGGCCGGCGAGTTGTACGTCGGTGGCGCCGGGGTGGCCCGGGGTTACTTGAATCGGCCGCAACTGACTGCCGAACGCTTCCTCGACGACCCGTTCGGCAGCGCCCCGCAGGCGCGCATGTACCGCACCGGCGACCTGGCGCGCTGGATGGCGAACGGCACGATCGAGTACCTGGGACGCAACGACGACCAGGTGAAAATCCGTGGCATGCGCATCGAACTGGGGGAAATCGAAACCCGTCTCAGCCAGCTCCCGGGCATCCAGGAAGCGGTAGTGCTGGCCCGTGAAGACCAACCGGGGCAGACGCGGCTGGTGGCGTATTTCACCGAACAGGATGAAGTCCAGGCGCTGGAAGTGGGCGACTTGCGTGCCCGGTTGCTGACGCAATTACCCGAATACATGGTGCCGGCGGCGTTCGTCAAACTGCCGGCGTTGCCGCTGACGGCCAACGGCAAGCTGGATCGCAAGGCACTGCCTGAACCGGACTTGGATGCCGTGTTCACACGTGAGTATGAAGCGCCGCAGGGTGAGATCGAAACCGCGCTGGCGCAGGTCTGGACCGAGGTGTTGCACGTCGAGCGGGTTGGGCGCCGGGATCACTTTTTTGAACTCGGCGGGCATTCGCTGCTGGCCATGCGCATGGTGTCGCGGGTGCGCATGCAGCTTGGGGTCGAGCTGGTCTTGAGCGATCTGTTCGCCAACCCGGAGCTGGCCGCCGTGGCCCAAGTGCTGGCCAAGTCTGGCCGCAGCACGGTGCCGCCGATCGTGGCGGCAGCGCGTGACGGCGGGCTGCCGCTGTCGTTTTCCCAGCAGCGCTTGTGGTTCCTGGCGCAGATGGGCGCCGCCAACAGCGCCTATAACATTCCGGCCGGCCTGACGTTGCGCGGGGCTTTGAACGTCGAGGCCTTGCAACGGGCGCTGGCGCGGATCGTCGAGCGTCACGAGACGTTGCGCAGCCGTTTTGTCCAGCTCAATGCCGAGCCTCAGGTGCTGGTGGCTGCTGATTCGACATTCAGCCTGCTGGTTGAGGATTTGCGCGATGAGTCCCAGGCGCAGGCCGTATTGCAGTCGCGCATTGACCACGCAGCCGCGCAGCCGTTTGATCTGGAGCACGGCCCGTTGATTCGCGGGCGGCTGCTGATCATGGCCAACGATGAGCACGTACTGCTGCTGACGATGCACCACATCGTCTCCGACGGCTGGTCGATGGGCGTGCTGACCCAGGAACTGATGGCGCTGTATCAGGCCTTCAGCCGCGGCCAGCCTGACCCGCTGCCGGCGCTGAGCGTGCAGTACGGCGACTTTGCGTTGTGGCAGCGCCGCTGGCTGAGCGGCGACGTGCTGCAACGCCAGACCGAGTACTGGCAGCAAGCCCTGGCCGGCGCCCCGGCCTTGTTGACGTTGCCCACCGACCGGCCACGACCGGGGGAACAGGATTATGCAGGCAGCAGCGTCGAAGTGCGCCTGGACGAACACCTGAGCGCGGCGCTCAAGGCGCTCGGCCAGCGCCACGGCACCACGCTCTACATGACGCTGATGGCGGCCTGGGCCATGGTCTTGAGTCGCCTGGCCGGGCAGGACGAGGTGGTCATCGGCTCGCCGGCGGCCAACCGGCAGCGCAGCGAAGTCGAAGGCTTGATCGGCCTGTTCGTCAACACCCTCGCGGTGCGCCTCGATGTCTCAGGCGCGCTGAGTGTCGAGGCGCTGCTGGCGCGGGCGAAGGGCCAGATACTGGCCGCGCAGGCTCATCAGGATCTGCCGTTCGAGCAGGTGGTGGAAATCACCCGTCCGGTGCGCAGCCTGTCCTACAGCCCGTTATTCCAGACCTCGCTGGCGTGGCAGAACCTCGAAGGTCCGGCACTGGAGCTGGCAGACATTCAGGTGCAAGGGCTGGCGCAGGCGAGTCATTTTGCCAAGTTCGACCTGACCTTGAACCTGGGAGAAATGCAGGGCCGTATCGGCGGCTCGCTGGGGTATGCAACCGCGTTGTTCGATGAAGCGACCGTGCGGCGTATGGTCGGCTATTTCACGCGCGTGCTGCAGGCCATGGTCGCCAACGATCAGGCCGTGCCGGCGCAGGTGGATTTGCTTGACGATGCCGAGCGCGAACATCTGCTGTGCGACTTCAACGACACGGACGCCGATTACCCGCGCGAGCAAACGGTTCACGGCGTGTTCGAGGCCCGGGCGCTGCTGCGTCCGGATGCCGTGGCGGTGGTGCAGGGCGAGGAGTCGCTCAGCTACCAACAGCTCAATAGCCGCGCCAACCGGCTGGCGCATCACCTGATCGGTCTGGGGGTCAAACCCGGCGACAACGTGGCGATCCTGCTGGAGCGTTCGGTGGCGCTGGTGGTCAGCCAACTGGCGATCAGCAAGTGCGCGGCCGTCTATGTGCCGCTGGACATTCATGCGCCTGCCGAGCGGCAACGCTTCATGGTCGAGGACAGTCAGGCCGTGGTGCTGCTGACCCACGACAGCGCGGCCATCGACTACCCGGCACGCCGGGTTGACCCGGATAACCTGCCGCTTGACGAGCTCGCGCTGCACAACCCGGACCTGGCGCAGTCCTCCGAAACGGTGGCGTACATCATGTACACCTCGGGCTCCACCGGCACCCCCAAAGGCGTGCGGGTGCCGCACCGGGCGATCACGCGGTTGGTGATCAACAACGGTTACGCCGACTTCAACCCGCAGGACCGCGTGGCGTTTGCCTCGAACCCGGCGTTCGACGCCAGCACCATGGACGTCTGGGGCGCGTTGCTCAACGGCGCCCAGGTGCTGGTGATCGACCACCACACCTTGCTCGAACCGGCCCATTTCGGTCAGGCCCTGAGCGATTCCGGGGCGACGATCCTGTTCGTCACCACGGCGTTGTTCAACCAGTACGTGCAGCTGATTCCCGAGGCCCTCAAAGGCTTGCGGATTCTGCTGTGTGGCGGCGAACGGGCCGACCCGGCAGCGTTCCGCCGGCTGCTGGCGCTGGCGCCGGACTTGCGCCTGGTGCATTGCTACGGCCCGACCGAAACCACCACCTACGCCACCACGCATGAGGTCAAGTCATTGCCGGCGGACGCGGACAGCGTGCCGATTGGCGGCCCGATCTCCAACACCCGTATCTACGTGCTGGACGAGCGCCAGCAACCCGTGCCCAGCCGGGTGACGGGGGAAATCTGCATCGGCGGCGAAGGCGTTGCCAAGGGTTATCTGAACCGGCCGGAGCTGACCGCAGAAAAGTTTGTGGCCGACCCGTTCAGCGAGCGTCCCGAGGCCCTGATGTACCGCACCGGCGACCTCGGCCGCTGGTCGGCGCAGGGGCTGCTGGAGTGCATCGGGCGTAATGACGATCAGGTGAAAATCCGTGGTTTCCGCATCGAGCTGGGGGAAATCGAGATGCGCCTGGCGACCTGTCCGGGTGTCAACGAAGTGGTGGTGCTGGCCCGCGAAGACGTGCCGGGGGACAAGCGCCTGGTGGCGTATTACACCGCACACGATCAGGCGCTGGACATCGCCCAACTGCGGGCTCACCTGCAAGGGCAACTGCCCGACTACATGGTGCCGTCGGCCTATGTGCAGTTGGCCTCCCTGCCGCTGACCGGCAACGGCAAGCTTGATCGTAAAGCGCTACCCGCGCCCGATCACACGGCGCTGCTGAGCCGGGCTTACGAAGCTCCGAGCACTGAGCTTGAGCAGACATTGGCCCGGTTGTGGGCCGAGGTGCTGACGCTTGAGCGAGTGGGTCGTCACGACAACTTCTTCGAGCTGGGCGGCCACTCGCTGTTGGCGGTACGTCTGGTCAACCTGATACAGCAGGCCGGCCTGTCGGTTTCGCTGGCCGAGTTGTTCCAGCATGCCAGTATCGAATCGCTCGCTACCTTGCTCAGTCAACGTACATCGGCTGCGCCGGCCGAGCAGGAGGTGATGACGGTGCGCGTCGGTGATCGCCAGCCTGCGTTGTTCCTGGTGCATGAGTTCAGCGGTCAGGACGTCTATTTTCCCGCGTTGGGTCGGCACATCTCGGGTGATTTCCCGATTTACGGTTTGCCGGGGCGCGCACTGGGGCCCAACCCGTTGCAGACCATGGAATGCCTGGCCGCACGTCTGGTGACGATCATCCGTGGCGTACAGCCCCATGGCCCTTATCGGCTGGCGGGCTGGTCGTTTGGCGGTGTGCTGGCCTACGAGATCGCGTTGCAACTGCTGGGAGCTGACGAGGAGGTCGACTTCCTCGGGCTGATCGACACCTATGTGCCGCGCCTGGCGGATCAGGGCAAGGCGCGCTGGTCCGACGGCCACGTGTGCAAACGCCAGATGCTCCTGGTCTGTACCGAGTACTGGAAGGCCCAGGGCACTGCCGGTACCGAGGCGCTGGCGCAGTTGCAGGCATTGGAACATGACCTTGAACAGCTGGATTTCCAGCCCTTGTTGCGCGTCTGTCGTGATCGACAGTTGTTGTCCCCGGCCATGGCGGCGGCGACTGATACCGACCTGCAATATTACCTTGAGCGTGAGGTGGGCCACGGTCATGCGATGGCCCATTACAGCCTGGCGCCGATGCCGTTGCCGCTGCATCTGTTCGTGGCTCAGGACCGTCCGGCCGCGTTTTCACACCTGAGCAAGTCATTGGGCTGGAGTGACGTCATCCCGGCGGCCCGACTCCATCAGATCCCGGTGCCGGGCGGTCACCAGAGCATGATGAAGGCGCCGCATATCGAGGCACTGGGACTGGCGCTGGGGCTGGCCATCGAGTCCTCGGCAGAACGACTGGCCAAGCCGCCGAAGGTCCACCAGCCGTTGCTGGCCTTGCAGAACGGCCATTCGGGGCATGCGCCGATCTTTTGTCTGCCGGGGGCCGGAGACAGTGTGACCGGCTTTATCGGACTGACCGAAGCCCTGGCACCGGAGTGGCCGATCCTGGGGCTGCAACCCCGTGGGCTGGACGGTGAAACGGTGCCGCATGTGCAGGTCGAAAGCGCGGCCCGGCACTATCTTCAGGCGCTTGAACAGGCGTATCCGCAGGGGCCGGTGCACCTGATCGGGCATTCCTTCGGTGGCTGGGTGGCGTTCGAAATGGCGGTGTGCCTGCAGGCTCGCGGGCGCCAGGTGTTGTCCCTGACCCTGATCGACAGCGAGTCTCCCGGTGGCAATACCGTGGTCGGCAAGCCATACACCACGACGGCGGCGTTGCAGCGCCTGATCGAGGCCATGCAACTGGCCAGCGGCAAGTCCCTGGGGATCGATGCCGCGCAGTTTGCCGCCGAGGACGACGCCACGCAGTTGTTGCAATTGCACGCCGGGATGGTGCGGGTCGGCTTGCTGCCGCCGCGCTCGGCGGTGCAGTCGATTGCCGGTCTGACACGGACTTTCGCCACGGCCCTGCGCACGCTCTATCAGCCGCGCCAGCCCTACAGCGGCCTGGCGCGGCTGGTGCTGGCCGAAGACCCGACGCTTGACAGCGCCGGCAACCAGCGCGAGCAGGCGGCGATGGTCGAAGGCTGGCGCCGGCATGTCAGCACGCTGGATGTCTGGCAGGGACCGGGCAACCATTTCACCTTGCTCAAACCGCCCCACGTGCTGAGTCTGGCCGCGTGGTGGCATGACGGGTTGTCGCTGTCGGTCGGGGAGGTCGTGTCATGA